In the genome of Crassaminicella thermophila, the window TACCAGAGGAAAGACTTGAAATAATGCCTACTGCGGCTAAGTGTATAGAGTGCGAGAAAAATGCTTTTACAGTACATGATGAAATCCATACAAGACCTGTTGAAGAAGATGTATTAAAACATCCTTTTGGAAGAACATATATGGATACGAATGTTGATTTTAATGGATTTGATGGGGAAGATACTTATCAAGCAGTAGCTAGGTTTAACAAAACAGATAAACATAATATGGCCCTAGATTGGTATGACAATAATATGTATGACGAAAATGTATCTGGAACAGTAGAATACGTAGACAATATTAGCAATGATTTTTATTTAGGTCAGTTAGAAGATGAAGAACGAAAGGATATACCAGATAAACAAAAAAGAAATCAAAAAAAGTGAAGCATTGCTTCACTTTTTTGTAATACTATAAAATCAACTTAGAGAATCTTTATTCTAAATAGTTCTAAATTATGATATAATCAGAGAGACATGTATTTAGGGGGAAGACAGTATGAATTATTTAATGGTACTATTGATCATTATTTTGGATCAGTTATCAAAATATATAGTGCAAAGCATATTTTCAGTCAATAAATCTATGCCAATTATTGAAAATATTTTTCATCTTACCTATGTTCGGAATGTTGGAGCAGCCTTTGGTATATTGCAAAATCAAAAAATGTTCTTTGTAATTATTACACTTGTAGTTATTTCTGGTATAATTCTATTTACCCGTACACAAACGAATATTCATAAACTGGTAGTATACAGTTTAAGTCTTATTGTGGGGGGAGCAATTGGGAATCTAATTGATAGAATTAGATTTGGTTATGTAGTAGATTTTTTTGATTTTAGAATCTGGCCTGTATTTAATATTGCAGATATTAGTATAGTAGTTGGAGCAATATTGCTTTCTTATTATTTAATCATAATAGATAGAGTTCGAAACTAGAAAGGAAGAATTTTATTGGAAATTGAAAAATTTGTTGTTGATTATATTGATGAAGAAAAAAGATTAGATATGTACTTATCAAATAAATTAGAAGATATGTCAAGAAGTTTCATACAGAAATTGATTGAAAAAGGTAAAAT includes:
- a CDS encoding TraR/DksA C4-type zinc finger protein, producing the protein MNSNKLRYFKEKLFQEKKNVQKALERMDENEPNASLQEYFDELSVYDNHPADIATETFQMEMNFNLKKNESLYLKEINNALQRIEEGTYGKCSVCGKNIPEERLEIMPTAAKCIECEKNAFTVHDEIHTRPVEEDVLKHPFGRTYMDTNVDFNGFDGEDTYQAVARFNKTDKHNMALDWYDNNMYDENVSGTVEYVDNISNDFYLGQLEDEERKDIPDKQKRNQKK
- the lspA gene encoding signal peptidase II, producing MNYLMVLLIIILDQLSKYIVQSIFSVNKSMPIIENIFHLTYVRNVGAAFGILQNQKMFFVIITLVVISGIILFTRTQTNIHKLVVYSLSLIVGGAIGNLIDRIRFGYVVDFFDFRIWPVFNIADISIVVGAILLSYYLIIIDRVRN